In Candidatus Defluviilinea proxima, a single genomic region encodes these proteins:
- the trxA gene encoding thioredoxin, giving the protein MSNEPIHVTDAAFEKTVLQSTVPVIVDFWAPWCGPCKMIAPILDKLAKEYDGKVVIAKVNTDENPEWMMKYGIQGIPTMLFVAGGKIVHRQVGALPERMLRDTVTQFLEVAGQS; this is encoded by the coding sequence ATGTCTAATGAACCTATTCATGTAACTGATGCCGCATTTGAGAAGACAGTCCTTCAGTCTACTGTGCCGGTAATCGTTGATTTCTGGGCGCCGTGGTGCGGTCCTTGCAAAATGATCGCGCCTATTCTCGATAAGCTTGCCAAGGAATATGATGGCAAGGTCGTCATCGCCAAGGTCAACACAGACGAGAATCCCGAATGGATGATGAAATACGGGATTCAGGGAATCCCGACCATGCTCTTTGTTGCAGGCGGCAAAATCGTGCATCGCCAGGTCGGTGCACTACCGGAGCGCATGTTGCGCGATACGGTAACACAATTCCTGGAGGTAGCTGGTCAGTCATAG
- a CDS encoding acyl carrier protein has product MSDLITKLSVFLATDILKQPNRAISADEPLISSGLIDSFSLMDVALFVEDNFGVRIEDTELNADTFDNLTQLASLIESRQS; this is encoded by the coding sequence ATGTCTGATCTCATCACAAAGCTTTCTGTATTTCTTGCAACTGATATTTTGAAGCAACCCAATCGTGCTATTTCCGCCGATGAGCCTTTGATCTCCAGCGGCTTGATCGATTCGTTCAGCCTCATGGATGTTGCTTTGTTTGTCGAAGACAACTTTGGCGTTCGCATCGAAGACACTGAACTCAATGCGGATACCTTCGACAATTTGACTCAACTCGCTTCTTTGATCGAATCTCGTCAATCATGA
- a CDS encoding AMP-binding protein, with translation MIFPERLKALHERTPERVAVTLQFPNADDFSVSLDQLLRGSQSFAHTYAREGIQPGEVIVLILQHSEDLLYAFWGAILHGAIPSIMPFLTEKLSPERYRADLSSLMSVTKPAAIVTYPEFENEVRSALRDGDSVRKVVVTNQIEPQTELDFDTLAGFKRKPDDIVLLQHSSGTTGLQKGVALSHQSVFNQLDAYSKALALSDEDVAVSWLPLYHDMGLIAGFIMPILSGVPLVLMSPFDWVRAPYKLMQSITKYRGTLTWLPNFAYNFCAQKIRDRHLEDVDLSSLRAVVNCSEPVRWESHNAFYERFKGFGLKLEALQTSYAMAENVFCVTQSPLGSVPVVDEIDRESFMSERVAKSPFDGRPSMKMMSSGRPLENVKIRILDEQGQDVPERVIGEVALQSDCMLTGYYNREDATQKAFVDGWYLTGDYGYIANGDVFVSGRKKDMIIVGGKNVYPQDLESLTYEVPGVHGGRSVAFGMYDEAQGTEDVVVIAEVDTDDAVEQQKIADAIRLHVTKNSAVALRYVKVVDPKWIIKTSSGKTARSANKEKFIKELQEAQGG, from the coding sequence ATGATTTTTCCTGAACGACTAAAAGCGCTTCACGAGCGGACCCCGGAGCGGGTTGCTGTTACTCTGCAATTTCCCAACGCTGACGATTTTTCTGTCTCGCTCGATCAGCTTCTGCGCGGTTCTCAATCCTTTGCGCACACATATGCCCGCGAAGGGATTCAACCCGGCGAAGTGATTGTCCTCATTCTTCAACACAGTGAAGATTTGCTTTACGCATTCTGGGGTGCGATTCTGCATGGCGCGATTCCATCCATCATGCCGTTTCTAACGGAGAAGCTTTCCCCCGAACGTTATCGTGCAGACTTATCCTCATTAATGTCTGTGACAAAACCTGCCGCGATTGTGACGTATCCAGAATTTGAAAACGAAGTTCGTTCGGCGCTTAGAGATGGAGATTCGGTTCGTAAGGTGGTCGTCACAAATCAAATTGAACCGCAGACCGAGCTGGATTTCGACACACTTGCGGGTTTCAAAAGAAAACCTGACGATATTGTTCTCTTACAACACTCATCAGGGACAACAGGATTGCAAAAAGGCGTTGCGCTTTCTCATCAATCTGTGTTCAATCAACTTGATGCCTACAGTAAGGCGCTTGCTCTAAGCGATGAAGATGTGGCTGTTTCCTGGCTTCCGCTTTACCATGATATGGGGTTGATTGCTGGGTTTATCATGCCCATCTTGTCAGGGGTTCCATTGGTGTTGATGTCTCCGTTTGATTGGGTGCGCGCGCCATATAAGTTGATGCAATCCATTACAAAATATCGCGGCACATTGACTTGGCTCCCAAACTTTGCCTACAACTTTTGCGCGCAAAAGATACGAGATCGTCACCTTGAAGATGTGGATCTATCTTCATTGCGTGCGGTTGTTAACTGCTCTGAACCTGTTCGTTGGGAAAGTCATAACGCCTTCTATGAACGTTTCAAGGGTTTTGGTCTCAAGCTGGAAGCGTTGCAAACGTCCTATGCGATGGCAGAGAACGTTTTCTGTGTAACTCAAAGTCCTTTGGGGAGCGTACCAGTTGTCGATGAGATTGACCGGGAATCGTTCATGAGCGAGCGTGTGGCGAAGAGTCCGTTTGATGGGCGTCCATCCATGAAGATGATGTCGTCAGGGCGTCCGTTGGAGAATGTGAAGATCCGAATCCTTGATGAGCAAGGGCAAGATGTGCCCGAACGTGTTATTGGCGAAGTTGCTTTGCAAAGTGATTGCATGTTGACGGGATATTACAACCGTGAGGATGCCACTCAGAAAGCGTTTGTGGATGGATGGTATTTGACGGGTGATTACGGATACATTGCGAATGGGGATGTGTTTGTTTCTGGCCGTAAAAAAGATATGATCATTGTGGGCGGCAAGAATGTGTACCCGCAGGATTTGGAATCGTTGACTTATGAAGTGCCCGGCGTACACGGTGGGAGGTCTGTGGCGTTCGGCATGTATGATGAAGCGCAAGGGACTGAAGATGTTGTTGTGATTGCAGAAGTAGATACGGACGATGCGGTAGAGCAACAAAAAATTGCCGATGCGATCCGCTTACATGTAACGAAGAACTCAGCGGTTGCTTTACGGTACGTCAAAGTGGTGGATCCGAAATGGATCATCAAAACCTCAAGTGGAAAAACTGCGCGTTCTGCAAATAAAGAAAAGTTCATAAAAGAATTGCAAGAGGCGCAAGGAGGATAA
- a CDS encoding S1 RNA-binding domain-containing protein has protein sequence METISTVSEVTLEPKTKLSGKVLKTTLAGALVDVGQALPGVVHISQLSKDAVNKVEDVVKEGQTVDVWVRRVKKDRIELTMIEPLALDWKEIEPDMVVKGKVVRLETYGAFVEIGAERPGMIHVSELAHGYVKTPNEIVKEGDEIEAKVLDVNRKKKQIKLSMKALEPEIEEFKPAKKDNRKSGKPGSKREEAEAVQQEEPKEPELTAMQIAWQEALNRSNEGRDLKMRKNKVSVSDEQEELLNRTLKKRLPTGG, from the coding sequence ATGGAAACTATCAGCACTGTGTCAGAAGTGACACTGGAACCCAAAACAAAATTAAGTGGCAAAGTATTAAAGACTACACTCGCAGGCGCTTTGGTCGATGTTGGCCAGGCTCTCCCGGGTGTTGTCCACATTTCACAACTTAGCAAAGATGCTGTCAACAAGGTTGAAGATGTTGTGAAAGAAGGCCAGACTGTGGATGTGTGGGTACGACGCGTCAAGAAAGATCGCATCGAACTCACAATGATCGAACCCCTAGCCTTGGATTGGAAAGAGATCGAACCTGATATGGTTGTAAAAGGCAAAGTTGTCCGCCTTGAAACCTATGGAGCTTTTGTTGAGATCGGTGCAGAACGCCCCGGCATGATCCACGTCAGTGAACTTGCACATGGATACGTCAAGACCCCGAACGAGATCGTTAAAGAAGGCGACGAGATCGAAGCCAAGGTTCTCGATGTCAATCGCAAGAAGAAACAGATCAAGTTGAGCATGAAAGCCTTGGAACCGGAGATCGAAGAATTCAAGCCGGCGAAAAAGGATAATAGAAAGAGTGGCAAGCCCGGGTCCAAGAGAGAAGAAGCGGAAGCTGTCCAGCAAGAAGAACCCAAGGAACCCGAATTGACCGCGATGCAGATCGCCTGGCAAGAAGCGTTAAATCGTTCCAACGAAGGCCGGGATTTGAAAATGAGAAAGAACAAGGTATCAGTTTCTGATGAGCAGGAAGAATTACTGAACCGCACATTGAAGAAACGCCTCCCCACTGGCGGATAA
- a CDS encoding rhomboid family intramembrane serine protease, with the protein MKFGITPRLIHQMVGGGVISNVTAIFLHGDLFHLLGNMLPLWVFGRRVEDACGPWRFIAFYLFAGTCANLLFAVVLYDSPIPGIGASGAIFGLMGAYLLLYPGARIRTLVFISFVPLWPRVRAFWIVAYFFALQIIPAVEILVDKADYQVNYWAHLGGFFSGVFILLFIRPEAYARYMSDVSV; encoded by the coding sequence ATGAAGTTCGGGATAACGCCGCGACTGATCCATCAAATGGTGGGTGGCGGGGTGATATCAAACGTTACTGCCATTTTCCTTCATGGCGATCTATTCCATTTGTTGGGCAACATGCTTCCGCTTTGGGTTTTCGGCAGACGTGTAGAAGATGCATGTGGCCCATGGCGATTTATCGCGTTTTATCTATTTGCTGGAACATGCGCCAATCTGTTGTTTGCGGTTGTGCTGTACGATTCGCCAATTCCAGGTATTGGGGCAAGCGGAGCTATATTTGGTTTGATGGGCGCGTATTTATTGTTGTACCCGGGTGCCCGCATTCGAACATTGGTATTCATAAGCTTTGTCCCTCTTTGGCCACGTGTTCGGGCTTTCTGGATCGTGGCCTATTTTTTTGCTCTGCAAATTATCCCTGCGGTTGAAATATTAGTTGACAAAGCGGACTATCAAGTAAATTATTGGGCTCATTTAGGCGGGTTCTTTTCAGGGGTATTTATTTTGCTGTTTATACGCCCCGAAGCTTACGCTCGATATATGAGTGATGTCTCTGTGTGA
- the ftsY gene encoding signal recognition particle-docking protein FtsY, whose translation MAELFSKWREGLAKTSKTTFGRLKSILGATEITQDTWDELESLLVQADLGIETATEILDSMRRIVRTEGLTRSDELWDALRAELRSRLSVPPAFTWTNKPSVIMMVGVNGSGKTTTIAKLGQRFHNEGKSLLFGAADTFRAAAVDQLQVWGDRLKVDVIAGAPESDPGAVAFNAVQAGTARGVDIILIDTAGRLQTKFNLMEELKKVNRVIGKALPGAPHEVWLVLDATTGQNAMQQAKAFKEAVGVNGVILSKLDSSARGGMAFAIQRELGLPIMFAGLGEKPEDLTLFDPDAFIQGILGK comes from the coding sequence ATGGCTGAACTATTTTCAAAATGGAGAGAAGGCCTCGCTAAAACGAGCAAGACAACATTTGGAAGGCTCAAATCCATTCTTGGTGCAACCGAGATCACGCAAGATACTTGGGATGAACTGGAATCATTGCTTGTACAAGCTGACTTGGGAATCGAAACGGCGACTGAAATTCTGGATTCAATGCGCCGTATCGTGCGGACCGAAGGCCTGACTCGCTCTGATGAGCTTTGGGATGCCCTTCGAGCTGAACTTCGCTCCAGACTCTCCGTCCCACCAGCCTTCACATGGACTAATAAACCGTCCGTCATCATGATGGTCGGAGTCAATGGCTCTGGCAAAACAACCACCATCGCCAAACTCGGACAGCGTTTTCACAACGAAGGGAAATCTCTTCTCTTTGGCGCGGCAGATACCTTCCGTGCCGCAGCGGTGGACCAGCTTCAGGTATGGGGAGACAGGTTGAAGGTCGATGTGATCGCGGGCGCGCCCGAGTCCGATCCCGGAGCGGTGGCATTCAATGCTGTTCAAGCAGGAACAGCTCGCGGCGTAGACATCATCCTGATCGACACTGCTGGAAGATTACAAACCAAATTCAACTTGATGGAAGAGTTAAAAAAGGTCAATCGTGTGATCGGTAAAGCTTTACCCGGAGCACCTCACGAAGTATGGCTTGTGTTGGATGCGACCACAGGACAAAACGCAATGCAACAAGCCAAGGCTTTTAAAGAAGCAGTGGGTGTGAACGGTGTGATTTTATCTAAACTGGATTCTTCTGCACGTGGTGGCATGGCGTTTGCCATTCAGCGTGAACTTGGTCTGCCTATTATGTTTGCGGGCCTTGGTGAAAAGCCCGAAGATCTGACGTTGTTTGATCCCGACGCATTTATTCAAGGGATATTAGGAAAATAG